The segment CCGTCCCGCAAGCACGCAAGGCCGCACAGTGTTTGTACGGATCACAGCTCCGCATCATGCTCTCACCACTGGCGCGGTAACGCAGATTGTTCGCCACGCTGGCGAACGGTGCGGCTTTGAACCGATCCATGCTCACCGGCTGCGTCACACCGCGGCGACTCTGATGCTACGCGGCGGGGCATCGCTGCCCGAGATCGGACAACTTCTGCGTCACCGCAACGCTATCACGACATCGATTTACGCCAAGGTCGATCGCGATGCTCTGCGATCGATCGCCCGCCCTTGGCCGGGAGACGTCGCATGAACGCTCTCCGCAAGGCTCTCGTAGACTATTTTGCGGTTCGCCGCGCCCTCGGCTTTAAGCTCTATCGAGCCGAGAAACTCCTCGGTCAGTTTCTCACCTTCGTCGAGGATCGCGGCGAAGACCATCTAACAACCAAGACGGCGCTCGCTTGGGCGGCACTCCCTCAGGGCGGTCGAACCTGGGCGTTTGCCCGACTTTCCGTTGTTCGCCGCTTCGCCAATCACCTGCGCGGGATCGATCCCGCGACCGAGGTGCCCCCGACCCACTTGCTGGTGCAGCAAAAAGGCCGAGCCACCCCCTACCTATACTCGGAGGCGGATATCGCGGCCCTCCTCGCCGCAGCCGGGACGCTGCGGACGCCGCACCGAGTGGCGACATTTCGGACATTGATCGCTCTGCTTGCAGTGACCGGAATGCGGGTTGGGGAAGCGATCGGCCTCGACCGCGACGATTTTGACTCCGTCGTTGGACTACTCACCATTCGGAACGCAAAGTTCGCCAAGTCTCGCCAATTGCCGCTGCATCCGAGCACCGTGGCTGCACTGGTTGATTATCTGCGTCGAGACGACCGTCCGGCAAACTCGTCGAATACGCCCGCACTGCTGGTCACTACGGTTGGCACCAGGTTCGGCTACATGGGCGTCCAGCCTGTCTTTCGTCAAATTGTGGAGGTCGCCGGCCTCAAGCCGCGCTCTGCCTCATGCCGTCCGAGGCTGCATGACCTGCGGCATGGATTTGCCGTCAACACCATCCTTGATGGATATCGAGATGGCCGGGAGCCGGGGAACCGGATCGCGTTGTTGTCGACCTACCTCGGCCACGTCGATCCTGTCAGCACATACTGGTATCTTTCAGCTGCGCCGGAGTTGCTGACGCTGGTTGGTGATCGTTTGGAGCGGCACCTCGGAGGTGCCGCATGACCGCACTTGCCCCAACCCTGCAAGCGTTCTTCACGGAACGCCTGATCCGCCAGCGCCAGGCTAGTCCCCATACACTTGCGGCCTACCGGGACACGCTGCGGCTGCTGCTGATCTTCGCGTCCGAGAGGAAAGACGTCGAACCATCGAAGCTAGACATCGACGATCTTGATGCGCCGCTCATCGGCGCCTTCCTCGACCATCTTGAGAAGCAGCGGGAGAATAGTGCGC is part of the Bradyrhizobium quebecense genome and harbors:
- a CDS encoding tyrosine-type recombinase/integrase codes for the protein MNALRKALVDYFAVRRALGFKLYRAEKLLGQFLTFVEDRGEDHLTTKTALAWAALPQGGRTWAFARLSVVRRFANHLRGIDPATEVPPTHLLVQQKGRATPYLYSEADIAALLAAAGTLRTPHRVATFRTLIALLAVTGMRVGEAIGLDRDDFDSVVGLLTIRNAKFAKSRQLPLHPSTVAALVDYLRRDDRPANSSNTPALLVTTVGTRFGYMGVQPVFRQIVEVAGLKPRSASCRPRLHDLRHGFAVNTILDGYRDGREPGNRIALLSTYLGHVDPVSTYWYLSAAPELLTLVGDRLERHLGGAA
- a CDS encoding site-specific integrase; this encodes MQRLLASCDTSTRSGCRDFAVLTMLVRLGLRAGEVAKLQLEHIDWRAGEIVIAHSKGNRTERLPLPADVGEAIAAYLRHGRPASTQGRTVFVRITAPHHALTTGAVTQIVRHAGERCGFEPIHAHRLRHTAATLMLRGGASLPEIGQLLRHRNAITTSIYAKVDRDALRSIARPWPGDVA